One stretch of Streptomyces peucetius DNA includes these proteins:
- a CDS encoding sugar porter family MFS transporter, whose product MTSTAQPPPESGARTAHPDHLGHVIFITAAAAMGGFLFGYDSSVINGAVEAIRDRYEIGSGTLAQVIAVALIGCAVGAATAGRIADRIGRIRCMQIAAVLFTASAIGSALPFALWDLALWRTVGGFAIGMASVIGPAYIAEVSPPAYRGRLASFQQAAIVIGIAVSQLVNYGVLQLADGKQRGEIGGLEAWQWMLGVEVVPAVLYGLLSFAIPESPRFLISVGKVGRARQVLSEVEGKKVDLDARVAEIDHAMRREHKSTFRDLLGSRFGFLPIVWIGIGLSVFQQLVGINVAFYYSATLWQSVGVNPSSSFFYSFTTSIINIIGTVIAMVLVDRIGRRPLALIGSTGMAIALALEAWAFSADLVDGKLPETQGVVALIAAHAFVLFFALSWGVVVWVLLGEMFPNRIRAAALGVAASAQWIANWTITASFPSLADWNLSGTYVIYTVFAVLSIPFVLRYVKETKGKALEEMG is encoded by the coding sequence GTGACCAGCACTGCGCAGCCGCCACCGGAATCCGGGGCCCGCACGGCCCACCCCGACCACCTCGGGCATGTCATCTTCATCACGGCCGCCGCCGCGATGGGCGGTTTCCTCTTCGGTTACGACAGCTCAGTGATCAACGGCGCCGTCGAAGCGATCCGCGACCGCTACGAGATCGGCTCCGGAACACTCGCCCAGGTCATCGCCGTCGCCCTGATCGGCTGCGCCGTCGGCGCCGCCACCGCCGGCCGGATCGCCGACCGCATCGGGCGCATCCGCTGCATGCAGATCGCGGCCGTGCTGTTCACCGCCAGCGCCATCGGCTCCGCGCTCCCGTTCGCGCTCTGGGACCTCGCCCTGTGGCGGACCGTCGGCGGCTTCGCCATCGGCATGGCCTCCGTGATCGGCCCCGCCTACATCGCGGAGGTCTCCCCGCCCGCGTACCGCGGACGGCTCGCCTCCTTCCAGCAGGCCGCGATCGTCATCGGCATCGCCGTCTCCCAGCTGGTGAACTACGGCGTCCTGCAGCTCGCCGACGGCAAGCAGCGCGGTGAGATCGGCGGCCTCGAGGCCTGGCAGTGGATGCTGGGCGTGGAGGTCGTCCCGGCTGTGCTCTACGGACTGCTGTCCTTCGCGATCCCCGAGTCGCCCCGCTTCCTCATCTCCGTCGGCAAGGTGGGCCGGGCGAGGCAGGTCCTCTCCGAGGTCGAGGGCAAGAAGGTCGACCTCGACGCCCGCGTCGCCGAGATCGACCACGCGATGCGCCGTGAGCACAAGTCCACTTTCCGCGATCTGCTCGGCAGTCGCTTCGGCTTCCTGCCCATCGTCTGGATCGGCATCGGGCTCTCGGTCTTCCAGCAACTCGTCGGCATCAACGTCGCCTTCTACTACTCGGCGACCCTGTGGCAGTCCGTGGGCGTGAACCCTTCCAGCTCGTTCTTCTACTCGTTCACCACGTCGATCATCAACATCATCGGCACCGTGATCGCGATGGTGCTGGTCGACCGGATCGGCCGCCGGCCCCTCGCACTCATCGGCTCCACCGGTATGGCGATCGCGCTGGCCCTGGAGGCCTGGGCCTTCTCCGCCGACCTCGTCGACGGCAAGCTGCCCGAGACACAGGGCGTCGTGGCCCTGATTGCCGCCCACGCCTTCGTGCTCTTCTTCGCGCTCTCGTGGGGCGTCGTGGTCTGGGTCCTCCTCGGCGAGATGTTCCCGAACCGCATCCGCGCCGCCGCCCTCGGCGTCGCCGCCTCCGCGCAGTGGATCGCCAACTGGACCATCACCGCGAGCTTCCCGAGCCTCGCGGACTGGAACCTCTCCGGCACCTATGTGATCTACACGGTCTTCGCCGTGCTCTCGATCCCCTTCGTACTCCGGTACGTCAAGGAGACGAAGGGCAAGGCGTTGGAGGAGATGGGCTAA
- a CDS encoding LLM class flavin-dependent oxidoreductase, which produces MAFTVVRFNLADPAATPKTLAARYRAALEMAAYADGHGVDTVQTEEHHGAGDNWLPSPLTFAGAVLGATRRIAVTISAIIGPLHDPLRLAEDLAVLDLIGEGRLVTVAGIGYRPREYEQLGVDWTRRGALQDELLETLLAAWTGESFRYRGRTVRVTPRPYSRPHPTLLVGGSSRAAARRAARFGLPFFPSAHLPELEAYYEERRAEYGTGGFCMMPAEKTPLLHLSQDPDRAWALYGKHFLHEARTYASWQSHGIRSAVRSSATTVEELRGEGVYRIVTPDECVGLGAAGLVLHPLCGGMPLDEGRRSLRLLCERVLPRLTR; this is translated from the coding sequence ATGGCCTTCACGGTGGTCCGGTTCAACCTGGCCGACCCTGCCGCGACACCGAAGACCCTCGCGGCCCGCTACCGGGCGGCCCTGGAGATGGCCGCCTACGCCGACGGCCACGGCGTCGACACGGTCCAGACCGAGGAGCACCACGGCGCCGGCGACAACTGGCTGCCGTCCCCGCTGACCTTCGCCGGCGCGGTCCTCGGAGCCACCCGCCGTATCGCGGTGACGATCTCCGCGATCATCGGCCCGCTGCACGACCCACTGCGGCTGGCGGAGGATCTCGCCGTGCTGGACCTGATCGGCGAGGGCCGGCTGGTCACCGTCGCCGGCATCGGCTACCGGCCGCGGGAGTACGAGCAGCTGGGCGTGGACTGGACCCGGCGCGGGGCGCTCCAGGACGAGCTGCTCGAGACGCTGCTGGCGGCCTGGACCGGTGAGAGCTTCAGGTACCGGGGCCGTACCGTGCGGGTCACCCCGCGCCCGTACAGCCGGCCGCACCCGACGCTGCTGGTCGGCGGGTCCTCACGGGCGGCGGCGCGCAGGGCGGCCCGCTTCGGGCTGCCGTTCTTCCCCAGCGCCCATCTGCCGGAACTGGAGGCGTACTACGAGGAGCGGCGGGCCGAGTACGGGACCGGGGGGTTCTGCATGATGCCCGCGGAGAAGACGCCGCTGCTGCACCTCTCACAGGACCCGGACCGCGCGTGGGCGCTGTACGGGAAACACTTCCTGCACGAGGCGCGGACCTATGCCTCCTGGCAGTCGCACGGCATCCGCTCCGCGGTGCGTTCCTCGGCGACGACGGTCGAGGAGCTGCGCGGCGAGGGTGTGTACCGGATCGTGACACCGGACGAGTGCGTGGGGCTGGGCGCCGCCGGCCTGGTGCTGCATCCGCTGTGCGGCGGTATGCCACTGGACGAGGGCAGGCGCAGCCTCCGGCTGCTGTGCGAACGGGTACTGCCCCGGCTCACGCGCTGA
- a CDS encoding cytosine permease — MPHASESEGAIETRGLEPVPDGERTGHVRELFPTWVAANISVLLLTMGAGLIVFNGLNFWQVLVVAVAAPVLSYGIVGLISIAGKRGGSPGMALSRAVFGQRGNLFPGSLIWVARWGWETINAVTGAYAVLTVLDLLFGVRGNTALIVTTLLLFVACTFLVSGLGINALQVCSKWSTYLFGAFSVLVLVYLVARTDWSAVFDKPAGSTAMMVAGIGTIAAGGISWVPSGPDFTRYLPRTASGRAMVGATVGGAGIVVLPMVLMGAVMAVATPDLASAQDPVAFIGEILPMWLAVPYLLIALVGMLLINSMSMYSAGFTAQTLGIKVPRAWAVSVNALISLVFGFLLMVVATSFIGSFVSFLTLLAVAFSAWIGVFGVDMLRRPVYDGEALMDTTRTSAYWYRGGFAWQAMIAWAVALVVGLLFTRVDWFAGPLASSWIGENGLGWAATIVLAAALYAVLPRTPAATAGPAAGPEEAASEREAAPLPI, encoded by the coding sequence ATGCCCCACGCCTCCGAATCCGAAGGCGCGATAGAGACCCGCGGCCTCGAACCCGTCCCCGACGGCGAGCGCACCGGTCACGTCCGTGAGCTGTTCCCCACCTGGGTCGCCGCCAACATCAGCGTGCTGCTGCTGACGATGGGCGCTGGCCTGATCGTCTTCAACGGTCTCAACTTCTGGCAGGTGCTGGTCGTCGCCGTCGCCGCCCCCGTCCTCTCGTACGGGATCGTGGGCCTGATCTCGATCGCGGGCAAGCGCGGCGGCTCCCCCGGCATGGCCCTGTCGCGCGCCGTCTTCGGGCAGCGCGGGAACCTCTTCCCCGGCTCGCTGATCTGGGTGGCGCGCTGGGGCTGGGAGACGATCAACGCGGTCACCGGCGCCTACGCGGTGCTGACCGTGCTGGATCTGCTCTTCGGCGTCCGCGGCAACACGGCCCTGATCGTCACGACGCTGCTGCTCTTCGTCGCCTGCACGTTCCTCGTCTCCGGTCTCGGCATCAACGCCCTGCAGGTGTGCAGCAAGTGGTCGACGTACCTGTTCGGCGCGTTCAGCGTGCTGGTCCTGGTCTACCTGGTCGCCCGTACCGACTGGTCCGCCGTCTTCGACAAGCCGGCCGGCTCGACGGCGATGATGGTGGCCGGTATCGGCACCATCGCGGCGGGCGGCATCAGCTGGGTTCCCTCGGGCCCGGACTTCACCCGGTACCTGCCCCGCACCGCGTCCGGCCGGGCGATGGTGGGCGCCACCGTCGGCGGCGCCGGCATCGTCGTCCTGCCGATGGTGCTGATGGGCGCGGTGATGGCGGTCGCCACACCCGACCTGGCGAGCGCCCAGGACCCGGTCGCCTTCATCGGCGAGATCCTGCCGATGTGGCTCGCGGTCCCGTACCTGCTCATCGCGCTCGTGGGCATGCTGCTGATCAACTCGATGTCGATGTACTCGGCCGGCTTCACCGCGCAGACCCTGGGCATCAAGGTGCCTCGGGCCTGGGCCGTCAGCGTCAACGCGCTGATCAGCCTGGTCTTCGGCTTCCTGCTGATGGTCGTGGCCACCAGTTTCATCGGCTCGTTCGTCTCGTTCCTGACTCTGCTGGCGGTGGCGTTCTCCGCATGGATCGGGGTCTTCGGCGTCGACATGCTGCGCAGGCCCGTTTACGACGGCGAGGCGCTGATGGACACCACCCGCACCAGCGCCTACTGGTACCGCGGCGGGTTCGCCTGGCAGGCGATGATCGCGTGGGCCGTCGCGCTGGTGGTGGGGCTGCTGTTCACCAGGGTCGACTGGTTCGCCGGTCCGCTCGCCTCGTCGTGGATCGGCGAGAACGGGCTGGGCTGGGCCGCGACGATCGTGCTGGCGGCGGCGCTGTACGCCGTGCTGCCGCGGACGCCGGCCGCGACGGCGGGACCGGCGGCCGGACCTGAGGAGGCCGCGTCCGAGCGGGAGGCCGCACCCCTGCCCATCTGA
- the ftsY gene encoding signal recognition particle-docking protein FtsY has protein sequence MEIVILAVVIALVAIGVISGLVVSSRKKKQLPPQAPPSSPTITAPPAEPHVGDEAETPREEPRRTIEEVDLPTAEEAVETPVAVEDPVVAEAPAPAVEIPEPTAGRLVRLRARLARSQNTLGKGLLTLLSREHLDEDTWEEIEDTLLTADVGVAPTQELVERLRERVKVLGTRTPEQLRTLLREELLHLVGTDADRAVKTESGLDTPAVVMVVGVNGTGKTTTTGKLARVLVADGRSVVLGAADTFRAAAADQLQTWGERVGARTVRGPEAGDPASVAFDSVKEGIAEGADVVLIDTAGRLHTKTGLMDELGKVKRVVEKHGPLDEVLLVLDATTGQNGLVQARVFAEVVDITGIVLTKLDGTAKGGIVVAVQRELGVPVKLVGLGEGADDLAPFEPEAFVDALIGD, from the coding sequence ATGGAAATCGTCATCCTTGCCGTAGTCATCGCCCTGGTCGCGATCGGCGTGATCAGCGGCCTCGTAGTCAGCAGCCGCAAGAAGAAGCAGCTGCCCCCGCAGGCGCCGCCGAGCTCGCCGACCATCACTGCTCCGCCCGCCGAACCACATGTCGGCGACGAGGCGGAGACACCGCGGGAGGAACCCCGCCGCACCATCGAGGAGGTCGACCTCCCGACGGCCGAGGAAGCCGTCGAAACCCCTGTGGCCGTCGAGGACCCGGTCGTCGCCGAGGCCCCCGCGCCCGCCGTCGAGATCCCGGAGCCGACCGCCGGCCGGCTCGTCCGGCTCCGTGCCCGTCTCGCCCGTTCCCAGAACACCCTCGGCAAGGGGCTCCTCACGCTCCTGTCCCGTGAACACCTCGACGAGGACACCTGGGAGGAGATCGAGGACACGCTGCTCACCGCCGACGTCGGCGTCGCCCCCACCCAGGAGCTCGTCGAGCGGCTGCGCGAGCGGGTGAAGGTGCTCGGCACGCGTACGCCCGAGCAGCTGCGCACCCTGCTCCGCGAGGAGCTGCTGCACCTCGTGGGCACGGACGCCGACCGCGCGGTCAAGACCGAGAGCGGTCTCGACACGCCCGCCGTCGTCATGGTCGTCGGTGTGAACGGCACCGGTAAGACCACCACCACCGGCAAGCTCGCCCGCGTTCTCGTCGCGGACGGCCGCTCGGTCGTGCTGGGCGCCGCGGACACCTTCCGCGCCGCCGCCGCCGACCAGCTGCAGACCTGGGGCGAGCGCGTCGGCGCCCGCACCGTACGGGGGCCCGAGGCCGGCGACCCGGCCTCGGTCGCGTTCGACTCGGTCAAGGAGGGCATCGCCGAGGGCGCGGACGTCGTACTCATCGACACCGCCGGCCGGCTGCACACCAAGACCGGCCTGATGGACGAGCTCGGCAAGGTCAAGCGGGTCGTGGAGAAGCACGGTCCGCTGGACGAGGTCCTGCTCGTCCTGGACGCCACCACCGGCCAGAACGGCCTGGTGCAGGCGCGGGTCTTCGCCGAGGTCGTCGACATCACCGGCATCGTGCTGACCAAGCTGGACGGCACCGCCAAGGGCGGCATCGTCGTCGCTGTCCAGCGCGAGCTGGGTGTGCCCGTCAAGCTCGTGGGTCTGGGCGAGGGCGCGGACGACCTGGCGCCGTTCGAGCCCGAGGCGTTCGTCGACGCGCTGATCGGCGACTGA
- a CDS encoding bifunctional DNA primase/polymerase, with protein sequence MGFTIGGTRGIGQIRTGSRRRGRTTEATVVAEYTGLWGWAVIPGARAASGKCSCGDARCAAPGAHPLDFALEVPAGATLDEAGKAWADVPGASLLLPVGRSFDILDVAAPVGRRALVRMERMGLPLGPVTATPDGRCQFFVAPGAAAGLPRLLYRMGWDDADLDLRCLGPGDHITAPPSDRGGLGPVRWLRPPSPDTATAPPEARLLLGTLAYICHRSRS encoded by the coding sequence ATGGGCTTCACGATCGGCGGCACCCGGGGGATCGGACAGATCCGGACGGGCTCCCGGCGCCGCGGGCGCACGACAGAGGCCACCGTGGTGGCCGAGTACACCGGCCTGTGGGGCTGGGCGGTGATCCCGGGCGCACGCGCCGCCTCGGGCAAGTGCTCCTGCGGGGACGCCCGCTGCGCGGCCCCCGGCGCACACCCGCTCGACTTCGCACTCGAGGTCCCGGCAGGCGCGACGCTCGACGAGGCGGGCAAGGCATGGGCCGACGTGCCCGGCGCGTCACTGCTGCTGCCGGTCGGGCGGAGCTTCGACATCCTGGACGTGGCCGCTCCCGTGGGCCGCCGCGCACTGGTTCGGATGGAGCGCATGGGCCTGCCGCTCGGCCCCGTCACCGCCACGCCCGACGGCCGCTGCCAGTTCTTCGTCGCTCCCGGCGCGGCGGCCGGACTGCCCCGGCTGCTCTACCGGATGGGCTGGGACGACGCCGACCTGGACCTGCGCTGCCTGGGCCCCGGCGACCACATCACCGCCCCGCCGTCGGACCGCGGCGGACTGGGCCCGGTCCGGTGGTTGCGGCCCCCGTCCCCCGACACGGCCACCGCTCCGCCCGAGGCCCGGCTGCTGCTCGGCACGCTGGCGTACATCTGCCACCGCAGCCGGTCCTGA
- a CDS encoding ammonium transporter yields the protein MPPGISTLAADAPELSAANTGFMLICSALVMLMTPGLAFFYGGMVRVKSTLNMLMMSFISLGIVTILWVLYGFSMAFGTDIGSIVGWSSDYVGLGNIGVTELWDGYTIPVYVFAVFQLMFAIITPALISGALADRVKFTAWALFITLWVTVVYFPVAHWVWGAGGWLFEMGVIDFAGGTAVHINAGAAALGVILVIGKRVGFKKDPMRPHSLPLVMLGAALLWFGWFGFNAGSWLGNDDGVGAVMFVNTQVATAAAMLAWLVYEKIRHGAITTLGAASGAVAGLVAITPAGGSVSPLGAIAVGAIAGLLCAMAVGLKFRFGYDDSLDVVGVHLVGGVIGSLLVGFFATGGVQSDAKGLFYGGGLDQLGKQAVGVFAVLAYSLVVSAVLAFLLDKTIGMRVDEDVEVSGIDQVEHAETAYDFSGAGGGAGSRKAVPATGETVAAAAQNKKVDA from the coding sequence ATGCCCCCAGGCATCTCGACCCTTGCCGCAGACGCCCCAGAGCTGTCTGCCGCCAACACAGGGTTCATGCTCATCTGTTCCGCCCTGGTGATGCTCATGACGCCGGGACTGGCCTTCTTCTACGGAGGCATGGTCCGCGTCAAGAGCACCCTGAACATGCTGATGATGAGCTTCATCAGCCTCGGGATCGTCACCATCCTGTGGGTGCTGTACGGCTTCAGCATGGCCTTCGGCACCGACATCGGCTCGATCGTCGGATGGAGCTCGGACTACGTCGGCCTCGGCAACATCGGCGTCACCGAGCTGTGGGACGGCTACACCATCCCCGTCTACGTCTTCGCCGTGTTCCAGCTGATGTTCGCGATCATCACGCCGGCGCTGATCAGCGGTGCCCTCGCCGACCGGGTCAAGTTCACCGCCTGGGCGCTGTTCATCACGCTGTGGGTCACCGTCGTCTACTTCCCGGTCGCGCACTGGGTGTGGGGCGCGGGCGGCTGGCTCTTCGAGATGGGCGTCATCGACTTCGCCGGCGGCACGGCCGTCCACATCAACGCCGGTGCCGCGGCGCTGGGCGTCATCCTCGTCATCGGCAAGCGCGTCGGCTTCAAGAAGGACCCGATGCGCCCGCACAGCCTCCCGCTGGTCATGCTCGGCGCGGCCCTGCTGTGGTTCGGCTGGTTCGGCTTCAACGCCGGATCGTGGCTCGGCAACGACGACGGCGTCGGTGCGGTCATGTTCGTCAACACCCAGGTCGCCACCGCCGCCGCCATGCTCGCCTGGCTCGTCTACGAGAAGATCCGCCACGGCGCCATCACCACCCTCGGTGCCGCTTCCGGCGCCGTCGCCGGCCTCGTCGCCATCACCCCGGCGGGCGGCTCCGTCTCCCCGCTCGGCGCGATCGCCGTCGGCGCCATCGCCGGTCTGCTCTGCGCCATGGCCGTGGGCCTCAAGTTCAGGTTCGGCTACGACGACTCCCTCGACGTCGTCGGCGTCCACCTCGTCGGCGGTGTCATCGGCTCCCTGCTGGTCGGCTTCTTCGCCACCGGCGGCGTGCAGTCCGATGCCAAGGGCCTCTTCTACGGCGGTGGCCTCGACCAGCTCGGCAAGCAGGCCGTCGGCGTCTTCGCCGTCCTCGCCTACTCTCTGGTGGTCTCCGCCGTCCTGGCCTTCCTCCTCGACAAGACCATCGGCATGAGGGTCGACGAGGACGTCGAGGTCTCCGGCATCGACCAGGTCGAGCACGCCGAGACCGCGTACGACTTCAGCGGAGCGGGCGGCGGAGCCGGCTCCCGCAAGGCCGTGCCCGCGACGGGCGAGACCGTGGCAGCCGCAGCGCAGAACAAGAAGGTGGACGCATGA
- a CDS encoding P-II family nitrogen regulator, giving the protein MKLITAVVKPHRLDEIKEALQAFGVQGLTVTEASGYGRQRGHTEVYRGAEYTVDLVPKIRIEVLVEDDDAEQLLEVIVKAARTGKIGDGKVWSVPVDTAVRVRTGERGPDAL; this is encoded by the coding sequence ATGAAGCTCATCACCGCAGTCGTGAAGCCGCACCGGCTGGACGAGATCAAGGAGGCCCTCCAGGCCTTCGGAGTCCAGGGGCTCACCGTCACGGAGGCCAGCGGCTACGGCCGGCAGCGCGGCCACACCGAGGTCTACCGGGGCGCCGAGTACACCGTCGACCTCGTCCCCAAGATCCGCATCGAGGTGCTGGTGGAGGACGACGACGCCGAACAGCTCCTGGAAGTGATCGTCAAGGCAGCCCGCACCGGGAAGATCGGCGACGGCAAGGTCTGGAGCGTCCCGGTGGACACGGCGGTACGCGTGCGGACCGGCGAGCGCGGGCCCGACGCCCTCTAG
- a CDS encoding [protein-PII] uridylyltransferase, with translation MSLDVTGETEESGPSGYAAARLLLLNEKERSGPPRRAALARLTDTWLSALFTTAAAEQGVRGAALVAVGGYGRGELSPRSDLDLLLLHDGSASPAAVAAIADRIWYPVWDLGLALDHSVRTPAEARKTAGEDLKVQLGLLDARPVAGDAGLVASLRTTVLADWRNQAPRRLPELDELCRERAVRQGELQYLLEPDLKEARGGLRDVTALRAVAASWLADAPREGLAEARRTLLDVRDALHLTTGRATDRLALQEQDQVAAELGLLDADALLRQVYEAARTVSYAADVTWREVGRVLRSRAVRPRLRAMLGGRAPQPERTPLAEGVVELDGEAVLARTARPERDPVLPLRAAAAAAQSGLPISRHAVRRLGEAMTARPLPVPWPAEAREELVTLLGAGEPTVAVWEALEAEGLITRLVPDWERVRCRPQRNAVHTWTVDRHLVETAVKASELTRHVGRPDLLLVAALLHDIGKGWPGDHSVVGETIARDVATRIGFDRADVGVVTTLVRHHLLLIDTATRRDLDDPATVASVASVVESASTLELLHALTEADALATGPAAWSSWRGSLVADLVRRVAAVLAGDVLAEPDQAAPSVEQERLAVEALRTGEPVLDLHTRPEAPAEDGGPEPVGAELLIALPDQPGVLPAVAGVLALHRLTVRAADLRAIDLPSAAGDGAVLLLNWRVAAEYGSLPQAARLRADLVRALDGDLDIAGRLAEREAASTRRRGVKAPPPRVTVAPAGSRLATVIEVRAQDAPGLLHRIGRALEGAAVRVRSAHVSTLGANAVDTLYVTGPDGAPLGDAEAAALAKEVEEALR, from the coding sequence GTGAGCCTGGACGTGACCGGAGAAACCGAAGAATCGGGACCCAGCGGCTACGCGGCGGCCCGGCTGCTCCTTCTCAACGAGAAGGAGCGGTCCGGGCCGCCGCGCCGTGCGGCCCTCGCCCGGCTGACGGACACCTGGCTGTCCGCGCTGTTCACGACGGCCGCTGCGGAGCAGGGCGTACGGGGCGCCGCCCTCGTCGCCGTCGGCGGCTACGGCCGCGGCGAACTCTCCCCGCGCAGCGACCTCGACCTCCTGCTGCTCCACGACGGCAGCGCGTCCCCCGCCGCCGTCGCCGCGATCGCCGACCGGATCTGGTACCCCGTATGGGACCTGGGCCTGGCCCTCGACCACTCCGTACGCACCCCGGCAGAGGCCCGGAAGACCGCCGGTGAGGACCTCAAGGTGCAGCTCGGACTGCTCGACGCCCGGCCCGTCGCCGGCGACGCCGGGCTCGTCGCCTCGCTGCGTACCACCGTCCTCGCGGACTGGCGCAACCAGGCGCCACGGCGCCTGCCCGAGCTCGACGAACTCTGCCGCGAACGGGCCGTCCGCCAGGGCGAACTGCAGTACCTCCTCGAACCCGACCTGAAGGAGGCCCGCGGCGGACTGCGCGACGTCACCGCGCTGCGCGCCGTCGCCGCCTCCTGGCTCGCCGACGCCCCCCGCGAGGGACTCGCCGAGGCCCGCCGCACCCTGCTCGACGTACGCGACGCGCTCCACCTCACCACCGGGCGCGCCACCGACCGCCTCGCCCTCCAGGAACAGGACCAGGTCGCCGCCGAACTCGGCCTCCTCGACGCCGACGCCCTGCTGCGCCAGGTGTACGAGGCCGCACGGACCGTCTCGTACGCCGCCGACGTCACCTGGCGCGAGGTCGGCCGCGTCCTGCGCTCCCGCGCCGTGCGGCCGCGGCTTCGCGCCATGCTCGGAGGCCGGGCGCCGCAGCCCGAACGCACCCCCCTCGCGGAGGGCGTCGTCGAACTCGACGGCGAAGCGGTCCTCGCCCGCACGGCCCGGCCCGAACGCGACCCGGTGCTCCCGCTCCGCGCGGCGGCCGCCGCGGCCCAGTCCGGCCTGCCGATCTCCCGGCACGCCGTCCGGCGCCTCGGCGAGGCCATGACCGCCCGGCCGCTGCCCGTGCCGTGGCCCGCCGAGGCACGTGAGGAACTCGTCACCCTGCTCGGCGCCGGAGAGCCGACCGTCGCCGTGTGGGAGGCCCTGGAGGCGGAGGGGCTGATCACCCGGCTCGTCCCCGACTGGGAACGCGTCCGGTGCCGGCCCCAGCGCAACGCCGTCCACACCTGGACCGTCGACCGGCACCTCGTCGAGACCGCGGTCAAGGCGTCCGAGCTGACCCGCCACGTCGGCCGCCCCGACCTGCTGCTGGTCGCGGCCCTGCTGCACGACATCGGCAAGGGCTGGCCCGGGGACCACTCCGTCGTCGGCGAGACCATCGCCCGGGACGTCGCCACCCGGATCGGCTTCGACCGCGCCGACGTAGGCGTCGTCACCACCCTCGTCCGCCACCACCTGCTGCTCATCGACACGGCGACCCGGCGCGATCTCGACGACCCCGCGACCGTCGCCTCCGTGGCCTCGGTCGTCGAGTCCGCCTCCACACTGGAACTGCTGCACGCCCTGACCGAGGCGGACGCCCTCGCGACCGGTCCGGCGGCCTGGTCGTCCTGGCGCGGCTCGCTCGTCGCGGATCTCGTGCGGCGCGTCGCCGCCGTGCTCGCCGGAGACGTCCTGGCAGAACCGGACCAGGCAGCGCCCAGCGTCGAACAGGAACGCCTCGCGGTCGAAGCCCTGCGCACCGGCGAACCCGTGCTCGACCTGCACACCCGGCCCGAGGCTCCGGCGGAGGACGGCGGGCCGGAACCCGTCGGCGCCGAACTGCTCATCGCGCTGCCCGACCAGCCGGGCGTCCTGCCCGCGGTCGCCGGAGTCCTCGCGCTGCACCGGCTCACCGTCCGCGCAGCGGACCTGCGGGCGATCGACCTGCCCAGCGCGGCCGGCGACGGGGCCGTCCTGCTCCTGAACTGGCGCGTGGCGGCCGAGTACGGCTCCCTGCCGCAGGCCGCCCGGCTCCGCGCGGACCTCGTCCGCGCACTCGACGGCGACCTGGACATCGCCGGCCGCCTCGCCGAACGCGAGGCCGCCTCTACCCGGCGGCGCGGCGTCAAGGCGCCGCCGCCCAGAGTGACGGTCGCGCCGGCCGGTTCACGTCTGGCCACGGTCATCGAGGTCCGCGCCCAGGACGCACCGGGCCTGCTGCACCGCATCGGGCGGGCCCTGGAGGGCGCGGCGGTACGGGTCCGCAGCGCCCATGTCTCGACGCTGGGCGCGAACGCGGTGGACACGCTGTACGTCACAGGACCGGACGGCGCTCCGCTCGGCGACGCGGAGGCGGCGGCGCTGGCCAAGGAGGTGGAGGAGGCTCTGCGGTGA